A DNA window from Lepidochelys kempii isolate rLepKem1 chromosome 9, rLepKem1.hap2, whole genome shotgun sequence contains the following coding sequences:
- the LOC140916775 gene encoding UAP56-interacting factor-like has product MEPAGPEPGAGAGPEPGAEEIDMSLDDIIKRHRKGQTGAKLVGDKRRQQVKNRNSAYGNGRPRFRTWMQRNLQGPSQFRRGFGQQQYNRRQFRSAMAGPRRVAATLNGASPLNHQALAQEGNQNDEVLTKADSGQPEAQRRLPQRPKRFRTAGVTGEAPSRRPFTLNRRPAFQQRQSKVSFTRGVSVRQALQTEPHAEGKRPRTRRWHLQPSSGAVLTISVSNPQASHIRLPGSKRPFLRGRRPPPRTAKAQPRGVPLRFNFRAMANQTSLTLDERFSGLRNKRRFTAARDSGRTVMLP; this is encoded by the exons ATGGAGCCGGCGGGGCCGGAGCCAGGAGCCGGCGCGGGGCCGGAGCCGGGCGCGGAGGAGATTGACATGTCCCTGG ATGACATCATAAAGCGCCACAGGAAAGGACAAACAGGCGCAAAGTTAGTAGGGGACAAACGAAGGCAGCAAGTCAAGAACAGGAATTCAGCATATGGAAACGGGAGACCTAGGTTCCGTACCTGGATGCAACGAAACCTGCAAG GACCCAGTCAATTTAGAAGAGGGTTTGGACAGCAGCAGTATAATAGAAGACAATTTAGAAGTGCCATGGCTGGTCCAAGAAGAGTAGCTGCCACATTAAATGGAGCGAGCCCTTTAAACCACCAGGCTTTAGCTCAAGAG GGCAACCAGAATGATGAAGTGCTTACAAAAGCTGACAGCGGACAGCCTGAAGCACAGAGACGGCTACCCCAGCGCCCCAAGAGATTCAGAACAGCGGGAGTCACTGGCGAAGCCCCATCTAGAAG GCCTTTCACGCTAAACAGGAGACCAGCCTTCCAGCAGAGGCAATCCAAAGTCAGCTTTACCAGAGGGGTCAGTGTGCGACAGGCTCTT CAAACAGAACCACACGCGGAAGGGAAACGGCCACGGACGAGAAG GTGGCACCTGCAGCCCAGCTCGGGAGCAGTTCTAACCATTTCTGTGTCTAATCCTCAGGCCAGCCACATCCGTCT GCCGGGAAGCAAGCGACCATTCCTCAGAGGTAGAAGACCCCCACCGAGGACAGCCAAGGCCCAGCCCCGAGGAGTGCCGCTAAGATTCAACTTCCGTGCGATGGCGAATCAG ACCAGCCTGACCTTGGACGAGAGATTCTCCGGCCTCAGGAACAAGAGGCGTTTTACGGCAGCGAGGGACAGCGGCCGGACAGTCATGCTGCCCTAG